The following are from one region of the Fibrobacter sp. UWH6 genome:
- a CDS encoding SpoVG family protein, whose product MSNNATKTEYECLTVTDVKVYPFSQSQGLNHIKGLVTIVFNDQFTVRGLRVMDGENGLFVGYPNDPFYKGDEFRCICQPISRQLREHIENVVLEKYQEEAAKLKDEDD is encoded by the coding sequence ATGAGCAACAACGCAACAAAAACCGAATATGAATGCTTGACAGTCACCGACGTCAAGGTCTATCCGTTCAGCCAAAGCCAAGGGCTTAACCACATCAAGGGCCTTGTGACCATCGTGTTCAATGACCAGTTCACCGTCCGCGGACTCCGCGTGATGGATGGAGAAAACGGCCTGTTCGTGGGATACCCTAACGATCCGTTCTACAAGGGAGACGAATTCAGATGCATCTGTCAGCCAATCTCCAGGCAGTTACGGGAACACATCGAGAACGTCGTACTGGAGAAGTACCAGGAGGAAGCCGCCAAGCTCAAGGACGAAGATGACTGA
- a CDS encoding 3'-5' exonuclease, with translation MRNILMIDIETTGTKPGCKVLSIGAFGLNEEGQQVSFYERINPEQLSQEMFFDEPSTMEWWRKQDESVMLEAFGGEKGPAEVLSEFKQFFYKNFNPGRSSCKFTVWSCGIDFDFPILGELFARTGVSPLWKFWQQRDYRTIKELFPEVKANEGNIEKHNALEDAKAQMRGLRYFLGLQLAPAKSIQ, from the coding sequence ATGCGAAACATCCTCATGATTGATATCGAAACCACCGGCACCAAGCCTGGCTGCAAGGTGCTTTCCATCGGAGCCTTTGGCTTAAACGAAGAAGGTCAGCAGGTCAGTTTCTATGAACGAATCAATCCGGAACAGCTTTCCCAGGAAATGTTCTTTGACGAACCCTCCACCATGGAATGGTGGCGCAAGCAGGACGAATCCGTAATGCTGGAAGCCTTCGGCGGCGAGAAGGGCCCTGCAGAAGTCCTGAGCGAATTCAAGCAGTTCTTCTACAAGAACTTCAACCCCGGTCGCAGCAGCTGCAAGTTCACCGTGTGGAGCTGCGGCATTGATTTCGACTTCCCGATCCTTGGCGAACTGTTCGCAAGAACCGGCGTCTCTCCCCTGTGGAAGTTCTGGCAGCAGCGCGACTACCGCACCATCAAGGAACTGTTCCCCGAAGTAAAGGCCAACGAAGGCAACATCGAGAAGCACAACGCCCTGGAAGACGCCAAGGCACAGATGCGGGGACTCCGCTACTTCCTTGGTCTGCAGCTCGCTCCCGCAAAGAGCATCCAGTAG
- a CDS encoding helix-turn-helix domain-containing protein yields MQIEDIVTKADLDAFEKRIMAAITADRTKTEPCFLDLVATAKKYNLKKGKLSELVRTGEIAHSKFGRKIFIDTNDMDAYFRKNRIMSDDEASSKAFARS; encoded by the coding sequence ATGCAGATTGAAGACATCGTAACCAAGGCTGACCTCGACGCCTTTGAAAAGAGGATTATGGCGGCTATTACCGCAGACAGGACCAAGACCGAACCTTGTTTCCTTGACCTGGTAGCAACCGCCAAAAAGTACAATCTCAAGAAGGGAAAACTAAGCGAACTCGTCAGGACCGGCGAAATCGCTCACAGCAAGTTCGGTCGCAAGATCTTCATCGACACAAACGACATGGACGCTTACTTCCGCAAGAACCGCATCATGAGTGACGATGAAGCTTCCAGCAAGGCGTTCGCGAGGTCATAA
- a CDS encoding ParB/RepB/Spo0J family partition protein, with the protein MKTQLDMRTIAVAKIIPNQNNPRSEIGDVSDLEASIKAHGLISPLTVRWNGIRFEVVAGSRRLKALQNLGIDKVACNVIDGPEDKLFEIATAENVSRKNMSPSDECKAIQKMIDNGTDIYNIAAQFGRTPRWVIGRLKMVQLGDEILKMLDEGEITLAHAEILTMADSDEDAKRFAEEAKYETPDELRDMILAEKKNLAKAPFDVAKICKKCEKQTITQQDIFGDVTDSFCRDGKCYQQNIANLIELKKKECEDLGMISVEGDASLMHSFQWYRSEWIPTDGEHTEEEDEIIKKLKEADKHPYFLIDTTGNVFAKWHKTEVKNDEDDEEETVKKPSEYERNRDIMNIVKDKETELIRGKVEELLRGISDETAALILAGLQDTHFNYQEVDADGNEEEVEDSPLNHINECQEDYRCKDEGPLSWVQQLCLEVIYGLRGYNGIAEEHREYFGIDHEKIVEEATKEYEEEQE; encoded by the coding sequence ATGAAAACGCAGCTTGACATGAGAACTATCGCAGTCGCGAAAATCATCCCCAACCAGAACAACCCCAGATCCGAAATCGGTGACGTTTCCGATCTGGAAGCAAGCATCAAGGCCCACGGCCTTATCTCTCCGCTGACCGTCCGCTGGAACGGTATCCGTTTCGAAGTGGTAGCCGGTTCCCGCCGCCTTAAGGCCCTGCAGAACCTCGGCATCGACAAGGTAGCCTGCAACGTGATTGACGGTCCCGAAGACAAGCTCTTTGAAATTGCCACCGCCGAGAACGTGAGCCGCAAGAATATGAGCCCCAGCGACGAATGCAAGGCAATTCAGAAAATGATCGACAACGGGACCGACATCTACAATATTGCCGCTCAGTTTGGGCGCACGCCCCGCTGGGTTATTGGTCGCCTGAAGATGGTGCAGCTTGGAGACGAAATCCTGAAGATGCTGGACGAAGGCGAAATCACGTTGGCTCATGCCGAAATCCTTACGATGGCGGACAGCGACGAAGATGCCAAGCGTTTTGCCGAAGAAGCCAAATACGAAACACCGGACGAACTTCGCGACATGATTTTGGCTGAAAAGAAGAATCTCGCCAAGGCTCCCTTTGACGTCGCAAAGATTTGTAAGAAGTGCGAAAAGCAGACTATCACTCAGCAGGACATTTTTGGCGACGTAACCGATAGCTTTTGTCGCGACGGAAAGTGCTACCAGCAGAACATCGCGAACCTGATCGAGCTCAAGAAAAAGGAATGCGAAGACCTGGGAATGATTTCGGTAGAAGGCGACGCATCTTTAATGCACTCTTTCCAATGGTATCGTTCAGAATGGATCCCCACTGATGGCGAACATACTGAAGAAGAAGATGAAATCATCAAGAAACTTAAGGAAGCTGACAAACATCCGTATTTCCTGATTGATACAACCGGAAACGTTTTTGCCAAGTGGCACAAGACCGAAGTTAAAAACGATGAAGATGACGAAGAAGAAACGGTCAAAAAGCCGTCTGAATACGAACGCAACCGTGACATCATGAACATCGTAAAAGACAAGGAAACCGAACTGATCCGCGGCAAGGTTGAAGAACTTTTGAGAGGCATCAGCGACGAAACTGCAGCCTTGATTCTCGCGGGCCTTCAGGACACACATTTTAACTACCAGGAAGTAGACGCTGACGGAAACGAAGAAGAAGTCGAAGATAGCCCCCTGAACCACATTAACGAATGCCAGGAAGATTACCGCTGCAAGGACGAAGGCCCCCTTAGCTGGGTTCAGCAGCTTTGTCTGGAAGTAATCTACGGACTTCGCGGTTACAACGGAATTGCAGAAGAACACCGCGAATATTTTGGCATTGACCACGAAAAAATCGTAGAAGAAGCAACCAAGGAATACGAAGAAGAGCAGGAGTAG
- a CDS encoding dATP/dGTP diphosphohydrolase domain-containing protein: protein MNLKKKIAEKEEARPEKQVKVMNAKSAEKPAQEKKRGRKKKTETTEESSAAVSEMEKTQTEFIPNFRTHPGKESSVKIPDQSAKADCGKPQLSLVPTKILEAIACVREYGNRKYKSKDNWKTVEIERYRDAAFRHWAQYIDDPQSRDEESGLPHLWHVACNISFLVSLEDNNAD, encoded by the coding sequence ATGAACCTGAAAAAGAAAATCGCAGAAAAAGAAGAAGCTCGCCCGGAAAAGCAAGTCAAAGTGATGAACGCAAAGTCCGCCGAAAAGCCCGCGCAAGAAAAAAAGCGCGGCCGCAAGAAAAAGACTGAAACCACCGAGGAATCCTCGGCAGCTGTTTCCGAAATGGAAAAGACTCAGACCGAGTTCATTCCCAACTTTCGGACTCACCCCGGCAAGGAATCGTCGGTAAAGATTCCAGATCAGTCCGCAAAGGCCGACTGCGGCAAGCCCCAGCTTTCCCTTGTCCCGACGAAAATCCTTGAAGCAATCGCCTGCGTCCGTGAATACGGCAATCGCAAATACAAGTCCAAGGACAACTGGAAGACCGTAGAAATCGAACGCTACCGCGACGCAGCCTTCCGCCATTGGGCACAGTACATCGACGATCCCCAAAGCCGTGACGAAGAATCCGGCCTCCCCCACCTCTGGCACGTCGCCTGCAACATCTCATTCCTGGTAAGCCTGGAGGACAACAATGCAGATTGA
- a CDS encoding helix-turn-helix transcriptional regulator, which yields MEPKFDFNSFLHRKKLKHREAAPFVGVSQSLVAAWASNRAVPSYESMGRLIEAGMTVTELFGEELSNRLKENDRCPSVEPPTRSDLKAVVREIMDEIRSESGSPNS from the coding sequence ATGGAACCAAAATTTGATTTTAATTCGTTTTTGCATAGAAAGAAGCTGAAGCATCGAGAAGCGGCTCCTTTTGTGGGTGTTTCTCAGAGTTTGGTGGCTGCATGGGCATCGAATAGGGCTGTGCCTAGTTATGAGTCGATGGGAAGACTTATTGAGGCCGGCATGACCGTCACGGAACTTTTCGGAGAAGAATTATCGAATAGATTGAAAGAAAATGACCGTTGTCCGTCCGTTGAACCGCCTACAAGAAGTGATTTGAAGGCGGTCGTTAGGGAGATTATGGACGAAATAAGGTCCGAATCAGGTTCTCCAAATTCTTAG
- a CDS encoding single-stranded DNA-binding protein, whose protein sequence is MQIHKNYVEIIGNLGDAPELKMSNQGQPRLTFDVCTSEAYKEGEEWKSRSTWLKCVAWGNIATTLDRMKFAKGERVQLEGKIRNNNWINSQNGEHHNDVYIQVSEMRKMAKPAKSSDNSTEKSANGNSGNKSFSQTTQKMFEEQQASAQIPKDEDDLPF, encoded by the coding sequence ATGCAAATCCACAAGAACTATGTAGAGATCATCGGTAACCTGGGCGACGCCCCAGAGCTCAAGATGAGTAACCAGGGCCAGCCGCGCCTGACGTTCGACGTCTGCACAAGCGAAGCCTACAAGGAAGGCGAAGAATGGAAAAGCAGAAGCACTTGGCTGAAGTGTGTTGCATGGGGCAACATCGCAACCACCCTGGACCGCATGAAATTCGCTAAGGGAGAGAGAGTCCAGCTGGAAGGAAAAATCCGCAACAACAACTGGATCAACAGCCAGAACGGCGAGCATCACAACGATGTCTACATCCAGGTAAGCGAGATGCGGAAGATGGCAAAGCCAGCGAAGAGCTCCGACAACAGCACAGAAAAGTCTGCAAACGGAAATTCCGGAAACAAGTCTTTCAGCCAGACGACACAGAAGATGTTCGAGGAACAGCAGGCAAGCGCACAGATTCCGAAAGACGAAGACGACTTGCCGTTCTAG